One window from the genome of Bdellovibrio sp. NC01 encodes:
- a CDS encoding ATP synthase F0 subunit B codes for MDIFGQLGINTTAGIQFVFFAIALLFLTKFVFAPYAHALEERERKTKGGEDLALEYQAKSVELQSQYESKLRELNLETKAIIDASKAEANKQYESVVTKSRDEATKLVSDNRTKITTAVQAAASELKSQTQAVALAITSKLLGK; via the coding sequence ATGGACATTTTTGGACAATTAGGGATTAACACAACCGCAGGCATTCAATTCGTCTTCTTTGCGATTGCATTGCTATTTCTTACGAAGTTTGTCTTTGCACCTTATGCCCACGCTCTTGAAGAAAGAGAAAGAAAAACTAAGGGTGGCGAAGACTTAGCTTTGGAATACCAAGCAAAGTCCGTAGAACTTCAATCACAGTACGAATCTAAACTACGTGAATTGAATCTTGAAACAAAAGCAATCATCGATGCTTCTAAAGCTGAAGCGAACAAACAGTATGAATCTGTTGTTACTAAATCGCGTGATGAAGCGACGAAACTTGTTTCTGACAACAGAACAAAAATCACTACAGCAGTTCAAGCAGCGGCAAGCGAATTGAAATCTCAAACTCAAGCTGTAGCTTTGGCAATTACATCTAAATTGTTGGGTAAATAA
- a CDS encoding polymer-forming cytoskeletal protein — translation MAIVTPEAFQEDVLSGHVTAILDQGTHFEGKLSFEGTVQIGGDFKGEIFTKDTIIINEGAAVAAQIEADTIIISGRVEGNLFARRRVIMHPPAVFKGTVTSPSLRIDEGVVFEGASYMPKS, via the coding sequence ATGGCAATAGTAACTCCCGAAGCTTTTCAAGAAGACGTACTTTCAGGTCATGTGACGGCAATCCTTGATCAGGGTACACATTTCGAAGGAAAGCTCAGCTTCGAAGGCACTGTACAAATTGGCGGTGACTTTAAAGGGGAAATCTTTACTAAAGATACCATCATTATCAATGAGGGCGCCGCTGTGGCTGCCCAAATTGAGGCTGATACTATTATTATTAGCGGCCGGGTTGAGGGAAATCTCTTTGCCCGTCGCAGAGTTATCATGCACCCGCCGGCTGTCTTTAAAGGCACCGTAACGTCGCCGAGTTTAAGAATCGATGAAGGCGTCGTATTTGAGGGTGCGTCCTACATGCCTAAGTCTTAG